In one Carassius carassius chromosome 14, fCarCar2.1, whole genome shotgun sequence genomic region, the following are encoded:
- the cog2 gene encoding conserved oligomeric Golgi complex subunit 2 → MMTLPKGPDSLCFDKDEFMKDDFDVDKFVADCRKRVQLEEMREDLEQYYRLLKTAMVELINKDYADFVNLSTNLVGMDKALNQLSVPLGQLREEVLSLRSSVNEVIEAIDTQLSKQDDIQKKKLCVLRLIQVVRSVEKIEKILHQNTKDTTSLETSSPLLAGQILERIATEFNQLQFHAVQSKGMPLLDKVRPRIAGITAMLQQSLEGLLIQGLQTSNIDIVRHCLRTYATIDKTRDAEGLVGQVLVKPYMDEVIVEQFVKSNPNGLKMMYTKLLEFVPHHCRLLREVTGGAISSDKADIVPGYDFLVNSVWPEIIRGVEERVPSLFNPGNPDTFYERYTVSMDFVCKFERQCGSQASVKRLRAHPCYQSFQNKWNLPVYFQLRFKEIAGSLENAISDGLEAAPAGSRYHLQVTEVLWSCVCRCWADQVYLPTLAHRFWKLTLQLISRYATFLTEVLTKSPPPETSKDLVRPLPSSASSTSSRTSQDADSETGGPTVLSTKKLVFIAADVDKLQGQIPDISEMIKAKLESIGFKNFAVVSEALQDSSTALSSCIPTLSSRMTQHLTERSIRFLKNASEVPRLYRRTNKEVPTRASAYMDNALQPLHQLVTDSRNVVKDSIIQEWLRVTLSDCTHRYFETISDVLSSVRKMEESLKRLKQARKTTTTSTVGINAGPSDDSKIRLQLALDVEYLGEQIQKMGLQPSDITMFSSLLELVQEARDLASAEQTGS, encoded by the exons ATGATGACCTTACCAAAGGGACCCGATTCTTTGTGTTTCGACAAAGACGAATTTATGAAG GATGACTTCGACGTGGACAAATTTGTGGCGGATTGCAGAAAGCGTGTCCAGCTGGAGGAGATGCGTGAAGATCTGGAGCAGTATTACAGACTTCTCAAAACAGCCATGGTCGAGCTCATCAATAAAGACTATGCAGATTTCGTTAACTTGTCCACAAATCTT GTTGGAATGGATAAAGCCCTTAATCAGCTTTCTGTCCCTCTTGGCCAGTTACGTGAAGAGGTGCTG AGTTTGAGATCCTCTGTGAATGAAGTTATTGAAGCTATAGACACCCAGCTATCCAAGCAGGATGATATTCAAAAAAAGAAG CTCTGTGTGTTAAGACTTATCCAAGTGGTGAGATCAGTGGAGAAGATTGAGAAAATTCTTCACCAAAACACCAAAGATACAACATCACTTGAAACCAGCAG TCCTCTTCTGGCAGGTCAGATTCTAGAGCGGATTGCCACCGAGTTCAACCAGTTACAGTTTCATGCAGTCCAGAGCAAAGGAATGCCATTGCTTGATAAAGTCCGACCG AGAATAGCAGGTATCACAGCTATGCTTCAGCAATCCCTGGAAGGCTTATTGATCCAAGGCCTGCAGACATCAAATATAGATATCGTGCGCCATTGCCTTAGGACATATGCTACTATAGATAAGACCAGAGATGCAGAGGGACTGGTCGGACAGGTCTTAGTCAAACCATACATGGATGAG GTTATAGTTGAACAATTTGTCAAGTCCAACCCTAATGGTCTTAAGATGATGTACACAAAGCTGTTGGAGTTCGTGCCTCACCATTGTCGACTGCTCCGAGAGGTGACTGGTGGAGCAATCTCTAG CGATAAAGCCGACATTGTTCCAGGATATGACTTCCTGGTGAACTCCGTTTGGCCTGAGATCATTAGAGGTGTTGAGGAAAGAGTCCCTTCCCTTTTCAATCCTGGAAACCCAGATACATTTTATGAG AGATACACTGTCAGCATGGATTTTGTGTGTAAGTTTGAGAGGCAGTGTGGTTCCCAGGCCAGCGTGAAGAGGCTGCGAGCACATCCGTGCTACCAGAGTTTCCAAAACAAATGGAACCTGCCCGTGTACTTCCAGCTGCG GTTCAAGGAGATTGCTGGAAGTCTAGAAAATGCCATTTCTGATGGACTAGAGGCAGCTCCAG CGGGCAGCAGGTACCACCTGCAGGTGACGGAGGTGTTGTGGAGCTGTGTGTGCAGGTGCTGGGCTGACCAGGTGTATCTGCCAACGCTTGCTCATCGATTTTGGAAACTAACGCTGCAGCTGATTTCCAGATATGCCACCTTTCTTACAGAG GTCCTAACAAAATCACCTCCTCCAGAGACTAGCAAAGATTTGGTAAGACCGCTTCCAAGCTCCGCCTCCTCCACATCCAGCCGCACATCACAGGATGCAGACAGTGAAACTGGCGGCCCCACTGTTTTGTCTACCAAGAAGCTTGTCTTCATTGCAGCTGATGTTGATAAGTTACAAGGACAG ATTCCAGATATCTCTGAGATGATCAAGGCCAAATTGGAGAGTATTGGGTTCAAAAACTTTGCTGTTGTTTCAG AAGCCTTGCAGGATTCCAGCACTGCCCTGTCCAGCTGCATCCCCACACTGAGCAGCAGAATGACTCAGCATCTAACAGAAAGGAGCATTCGTTTCCTGAAAAATGCTTCGGAAGTACCACGACTTTACCGAAGGACAAACAAG GAAGTGCCCACCAGAGCCTCAGCCTATATGGACAACGCACTTCAGCCGCTCCATCAGCTGGTCACTGACTCCAGAAATGTGGTGAAAGACTCCATCATCCAGGAGTGGCTCCGGGTCACACTCTCAGACTGCACCCACAG ATATTTTGAGACTATATCGGATGTGCTGAGCTCAGTGAGGAAGATGGAGGAAAGTTTAAAAAGGTTGAAACAGGCTAGGAAAACAACCACCACCAGCACCGTAGGCATCAATGCAGGGCCATCAGACGACAGTAAGATCCGCCTGCAGCTGGCGCTGGATGTGGAGTATCTTGGAGAACAG ATTCAGAAGATGGGTCTTCAGCCAAGCGACATCACCATGTTCTCTTCTCTGCTGGAACTGGTACAGGAGGCAAGAGATCTTGCTTCAGCGGAGCAGACAGGGTCCTAA
- the LOC132157131 gene encoding angiotensinogen-like — protein MNKMLLALLMVSCFAMGTANRVYVHPFNLFSSENFSCEVIQNEEHKPVETVYPLTPLQDSTEPDPRCSSTTENLKNLTQRTAVLAELQNSLGLRMYQALSRTQKHANTLLSPLNVYGALVTLYLGASKKTAISYQQLLGLNLESGQADCAYFIDGHTVLRTLQAISAQVDQSRNELRTLVWTFINSDADLSKDFLHGTQDFSDDSFVRAVDFSKAKEAEVQVNNFIQKTSDSKVKELFKGVTSKTDLLFASSVHFKGNWKTAFQPEATSDQKFWTHENSSVEVPFMMHTGNYMYFSDVGRKCSVVKLGLSKRTYMLLVLPHEGASLQDTEEQLLRVIPTWHRNLKETNLELSLPKFSLTTVTDLRSVLSEMAVEKYLMGSDANFRRLSSKENFTVDKVLNKVVFEMTEGGSEVQKFAEDETVPHKITVNRPFFFAIVEGNSNAILMLGKIVNPTT, from the exons ATGAACAAGATGTTGCTCGCTCTCTTAATGGTTTCCTGCTTTGCCATGGGAACAGCCAATCGAGTGTACGTCCACCCCTTCAACCTCTTTAGCTCTGAAAACTTCAGCTGTGAGGTTATCCAGAATGAGGAACACAAGCCCGTCGAGACGGTCTATCCACTGACTCCTCTTCAGGACAGCACTGAGCCAGACCCACGATGCAGCAGCACCACAGAGAACCTGAAAAACCTCACCCAACGGACCGCTGTGTTAGCAGAACTGCAGAATTCACTGGGGCTACGCATGTACCAGGCACTTAGTCGTACACAGAAGCATGCCAACACACTGCTTTCTCCTCTAAATGTATATGGGGCTTTGGTGACCCTCTACCTGGGAGCATCCAAAAAGACTGCCATCTCCTACCAACAGCTGTTAGGACTCAACCTGGAGTCTGGACAGGCCGACTGTGCATACTTCATTGATGGACACACAGTGTTGCGTACGCTCCAGGCCATCAGCGCGCAGGTAGACCAATCACGAAATGAACTCAGGACCCTCGTGTGGACTTTCATTAACAGCGACGCTGACctttccaaagactttttacaTGGCACACAAGATTTCTCAGATGACTCTTTTGTCCGAGCAGTGGACTTCTCAAAGGCAAAGGAAGCTGAGGTGCAGGTGAACAACTTTATTCAGAAAACATCAGACAGCAAGGTTAAGGAGCTGTTTAAGGGTGTTACTTCAAAAACAGACCTGCTGTTTGCTAGTTCAGTGCATTTTAAAG GTAACTGGAAAACTGCTTTCCAACCGGAAGCAACCAGTGATCAGAAGTTCTGGACTCATGAGAACTCGAGTGTCGAAGTCCCCTTCATGATGCATACTGGAAACTACATGtacttcagtgatgttggcaGGAAATGCTCTGTAGTCAAGCTTGGTCTCAGTAAGAGGACCTATATGCTGCTAGTGCTGCCTCATGAGGGAGCTAGCCTGCAGGACACTGAGGAGCAGCTCTTAAGAGTCATACCCACATGGCATCGAAATCTAAAAGAAAC AAATCTGGAACTATCTCTGCCCAAATTCTCCTTGACTACTGTGACAGACCTGAGGTCAGTTCTATCTGAAATGGCAGTGGAAAAATACCTCATGGGCTCTGATGCCAACTTCAGAAGACTGAGCAGCAAGGAGAACTTCACCGTTGATAAG GTCCTCAACAAGGTTGTGTTTGAGATGACAGAAGGAGGATCTGAGGTCCAGAAATTTGCTGAAGATGAAACGGTTCCCCATAAAATCACGGTCAACCGGCCGTTCTTCTTTGCTATTGTAGAGGGCAACTCTAATGCCATACTCATGCTCGGCAAAATCGTCAATCCAACAACCTAA